ccAAGGTCTTCTTtgagtagtttcatagtttaaggtcttagatttcagtctttaacccatttagatttgatttcattcttttgcatatggatagccagtttccctagcaccatttattgaagagactgtcttttccctgaTGTACGTTCTTGGCATCTTTGCTGAAAATGAgctcactgtagatgtatggacttatttctgggttcactattctgttccactggtctatgtgtctgttttttatgccagtaccatgctcttttggttactatagttctgtagtataatttgaagtcaggtaatgtgattcctccagttttgttcattttgctgaGGAGGCTTTGGCTAATCTGGGTCTTTTATGGTTGCCTTGAATGTGGCTAGAGACGTTTTTCCAGACTCAGGTTCAAGATAGAAACACAGTAAATGTTGACTAATTAACACCAAAGAatctgaaaacatattttaagtcaCTCATCAGATTTCTCACAAGATTTCCCCAAATTTAATaactatttcttgatttttcttcagAGATGGATTTATAAAAGCTATTGGTCCTGCTGATGTTATTCAAAGACAGTTTTCTGGAGAaacttttgaagaaataattgacTGCTCTGGGAAATGTATTCTACCAGGTATTTACCTCTTTTTCAGTAAAGGTCTACAAGTAGCTTTAACAGTTGCTCCTGAAATGTAAAGAGGAAGAGTAACAGCTTATTTTAAagtctcaaaataatatttaaaaaaaatcatcgtTCCATGTATTGAATTTCTATTATTGAATGTCTAGCTGCTTTCAAACATGGTTTCACCTTGAATCCTTATAACTGCCCTGTGTGGGAGGTATCATTATCTAAactttacagattagaaaattgAAGGCTAAGGGTGAAATATGTTACCCAAGGTTCCTAAACAGGAAACAGACAACCTAGGAATCAAGCCCATTCATTCAACTCCACTTCTTCCCACTCACATGCTGAATAGAAACCAGCTGTGTTGTGTTTAGGTTCAAAAACAGTCAAAAGAACTTTATTAATCCATGGCACAGGAGAGGCTAACAAGGCAGCTGCTGTCTCTAATACTAGAAATACTCTAAATTTGTATAGGATGTGAAACAAAGGATCCAGCTctgggcagaaaaagaaaaacaaaaatcctagaGCTTTCACTGCAGTTCACTTGTATCTTTAATGATTGACAACAGAATCAGTTTATTAACCATCATCTCCTACATTATGTTGTATGGCTTCATATAATCATCCAAAACAAGTTTCACAAACTTTCAGTTCTACACAAACAAAAGggcttcatatttatattttttatataaaatttttatacttttaaatatttattgtacacgTCTGACAGAGCTTCTACCTGAtgggttttcatttgtttgtttattttgagacagtctcactgtgtcaccaaggctggagtgcagtggtgtgatcttggctcactgcaacctccacctcccaggttcaagcaattcttttgcctcagtctcctaagtagctggattacaggcatgcaccatcatgcctggctaatttttgtatttttagtagcaacagggtttcaccatgttggtcagcctggtctcgaactcctgatctcaagtgatctgctgatctcggtctcccaaagtgctggtattataggcatgagccaccacgcccagccttccttATGATTCTTGAGGGTCAGGAGACAAAGTCAGGGTGAAATGTTATGAAAAAGAGGAATATAGCAGAAAGCAATCTGAGTAGGGGCTTTTGATTTTAGTCCAATCAGAGCCAATAATGAGTCATTTAATCCATAAGGCATCTAAAACATTTTGGAAAGACACACTTTACTGAATTGTACCTGGACAAACAAAAGTTTCAAGTGATTGCTTTACAGTTTCTccttaattaaaatacatttctttcttgaAAATAGATTAATCTTTCTGATTTCACATTTTCCCTTCTCAGAGTTGCAGGGGGAGGGGATTGTAGTATTATGTTTTCATATCCAGATTATTCCTTGTGATAAGGTACATGGCTTTGCCAACTAGGGGGTTTGACAACCTAATTTCAAAGCTTATTTGGGCCAGGAGTAGTggctgatgcttgtaatcccagcactttgggaggctgagtcaggcagatcattggaggctgaggcaggcagatcgtttaagcccaggagttcaagaccaacctgggcaacatggcaaatttTAGcttgtgtggtggtgcatggctatagtcccagctactagggaggctgaggtgggaggattgcttgagcctgggaggtcaaggctgtagggagctgtgagtgtgccactgcactccagcctgggcgacagagtgagaacctttctcaaaaataaataaataaataaaataaaataaaataaaagcttatttGGTGAGCATGGACTTACTGAGCAAAAGGAGCTGTATTTCTGTAAGGGATATTTTCATCATGTTGCTTCACCTCCTTCATTAGAGCTTTCTAGACCAACCATGCAACAGGGCAGTCTTCTTTTCTCTCTATCAAGGGAACCAGACAGACAAATTCTTCCTTTCATGCTCCTCCAAAATGGATGGCCACTATCACACTTTCCCCAGAGCAGCAGGGTGTAGTGCTGCTGTTTGCCTGCTGTCTAAGTGCTCTCTATTTCTTAATTGTAAGGTAACTTGATTTATTGATTACAGGTTTGGtggatgcacacacacatccagtATGGGCTGGTGAAAGAGTTCACGAATTTGCAATGAAGGTAACTGCAACAAATCATGGCAAATCAAAATAAAGCACAAATATGAAGTCTTTTGCTGAAGAGTTAGTAGGCTATCAAGCTTTGCAACATATGTcaacatattttttaatggaTATTTTTACTTGCTTGGGTATGGGAAACAAATGACAACAAAACTTATTTATAACTGCCCCAAATCATTGTATTATACACAGGGCTATTCCTGCCCACTaatgtctccctctctttccttccccacattcccattccaaatcGCTATCTCTAGTAGCCTTTGAAAGGGCTCCAAGGAATAGTTTGAAAATTGCCATTCATTGGAGTAAAGCTTGGAAAAATATGTTActaatcacaaaaataaaataccttaatTTTTCTGTTATAAACTGAGACTTATTAAGAATCACAAAATGTAAGCTGTGTTAGTCCTATATTAGCTGTAACCAACTCCTAAATCCCTGGTTGGAGAGATTTTcacatgtgttttttaaaaaagaaaaaaagagatgtgcCTCCTAGCAGCTAAACTGGCttatttcaggaaaagaaaaaaaaaattcttttcttcagctATCATGTACCTTCTTCAACAAACTAGAGCtgtttttaagattgttttattAAATCACAGAATTTCAGAGCCAAAAGCAGTCCAATCCTCTCATTGTATAGATGGAGAAAGAGATTTATAGTCCAATCCTCTCATTATGTAGATGGAGAAAGCTGGGTCTAGAGAAGGGAAGAGTGTTGACTAGCGTCACCAGCTGGAGGATGGCAGAACCCAGATGAAAACTCTGGCCAGGAGACCCCAGGCCTGCATCCTTTCTCTGCACCACACTCCTTGCTGCCCAGAGTAACTGGAGCCCAGTGGGACCCCAGAAAGAGCCTCTTTGAGTGACAAAGATCAAGCTCCAAATTCGGATGGCCAAATATTGAGACAAGGAAACTTCCTGGGGCCGCTTTAGTGGAGATCTGAATAATTGCAATGGGGTTCCCTGCAACTCCTGAATTGCCTAAGCTTTGTTTTCTCAAACAAgctgagggatggagggagggctgATACTTAGCAAGTACACATTGCGGGTTGATTGACTTGTTAAAATATTGCAATACTCCTgtgccagttttgttttgttttgttttgtttgtttgtttgttttttgagatagagtctcgctctgtcacccaggctggagtgcagtggtgcgatctcagctccctgcaacctccgcctcccgggttcaagtgattctcctgtctcagcctccagagtagctggggctacaggcgtgtgccaccatgcccccgctaatttttgtatttttagtagaaatggggtttcaccatattggtcaggctgttcttgaactcctgacctcgtgatctgcccacctaggcctcccaaagtgttgggattacaggcgtgagccaccgcgccaggcctcacTGCCCTAAGATCCCAACAGGCCACCCACCACATCTCCCATCTCTACCACTCCAGCCTCTTCCCAGGACCCCTTCGGAGCTCCCCACAATCCAGTGTCTGGCAGACTAGGGGCTTCCAGGACTGTGTATCCCAGCACCTTTCTAATCTGATGGGTTGGTGCCCATGCCATATGGCTTcttaatcattatataatattgCCCCTGGAAGTAGATTCTTCAGACCTCCCTGCAACTTCCTGGCATGTGCTGGCCTAAGGGTGAGGCGTGTGTTCAGTTGGCAGGAGCCACCTACATGGAAATTCACCAGGCCGGAGGAGGGATCCACTTTACCGTGGAGCGCACGCGCCAAGCCTCAGAGGAGGAGCTGTTCCGCTCCTTGCAGCAACGGCTCCAGTGCATGATGAGGGCTGGCACCACGCTGGTGGAGTGCAAGAGTGGATATGGCCTCGACCTGGAGACCGAGCTCAAGATGCTGCGCGTGATTGAGCGCGCCCGGCGGGAGCTGGACATCGGCATCTCGGCTACCTACTGCGGGGCTCATTCAGTGCCTAAGTAATCTCAGCCAGTGGGGACCCGGGTTTAACTCAGAGCATTGAAAACGAACCCCGGGGGTGGAGGTGCATTAGCACTTTAGCTCTTGCAGGGAGATGGATAGAAGTCTTTGGAAAGACCTGATTCTAATGGCCACTCATCCCGCAGACTCGGTTTTAGGAAGGCGATCCCTTAGCCTCATCAGTCTGCTAGTCCTTTAATTATGATAGAAGAGATGTTTCAAGCTCTTTGGGTTAAGACAAAGAAATGGCTCCGTGTAGGTCGTTTAAAATTACACAtattaatttgaataatttccCATGATAATTAATTAGCATTTCTAAAAGCACTTTAGAAATTAATAGTAACACTCTTTAGGAGGTAGCTCAAACCTTGTGGTCTAGGTGACTCAAAGGGGTTCGTTTTTGTTCATCTGCTTGCTTTCTTAAcagcaaacatttttgttttgttgttgtaaaTGATTTTTAGCCTTCCCCTTTATCTAAAATTTCCTCCTACATGGCCTTACTGTAGAGAACTCTGTTCCTTTCTGCACTTGCATTTTATTTGTCCAGAGTTCCTTTTGGTCCTGGAATTTCTAAATAGGAAGGCTCATGGTTCCAACAGCCAATTGAACTATCTAAAAGAAATCCAGGACTTGAACATGCATAAGGTGCCTCCAAAGTCTTAGTGTGGTCTTAAACATTGATAACttagatagataaatataataCTACAGACTTacaatcattatttaaaaatttaattgtttaaatttcttttacatttatctgATTTTGTAAACTTCGGAATATAAATTCcgtttttaggccaggcacagtggctcacacctgtaatcccagcactttgggaggccaaggcaggtggatcgcttgagctcaggagtttgaaaccaacctggccaacatggtgaaaccccatctctactaaaaatacaaaaattagccaggcgtggtggcccatgcctgtaatcccagctactcaggaggctgaggcacgagaatcgcttaagcccaggaggcggaggttgcagtgagccgagattgtgccactgtactccagcctgggtgacagagcaaaactctatctcaaaaaatatatattttttttaattgacaaataatatatttatcatgtagagcatgttgttttaaaatatgtataccttgtgaaatggctaaatcaaactaattaatatatgcattactTTACATACTTATcactttttgtggtgagaacacttaaaatctattttttaacaatttttaggaAAACAATACATTACTATTAGCTATAgtcactttttaatggaaaaatataaatatttaatatcaataaaaattaacttCATGTTATCTTCAATCAGAGGAACTAAAAAAGgaacattaaaatttattattcaaaATTAACAAAACTAGTTGTGTagaaaagacataaatatttaatatttccagGATCTTTGTTGTAAGTTTTTAGCATTTATATTTCTGAAATTATTAAAGCTTAAAATTTCACTGAGACTCTTGAGACATTCTCTATAGAAAacagtagattttttttcaaacagaatATAAAGTGTATAAtagtctgttttcttttgcagCAGAAAGGATAGTGTGGCATGGTGGAAAAGTCTCAGTTTGAAGTGATgccagacctgggtttgaatccagctTGGCTACTTCCAGCTGGGTGATTTTGAGGTCATGACTTAACTTTTCTGAACATGAATTACTCATCTGTGAAACAGAACTAAATGCCACCCTATTCTATATGATTGTcttgagaattaaaaataacttgcgcaggcagggcacggtggctcatgcctgtaatcccagcactttgggaggccgaggcgggtggatcacctgaggtcagaagtttgagaccagcttgatcaacatggagaaagcctgtctctactaaaaatacaaaattagctgggcgtggtggcacatgcctgtaatcccagctactcgggaggctgaggcaagagaatcacttgaacccgggaggtggaagttgcggtgagctgagatcatgccattgcactccagcctgggcaacaagagcaaaactctgtctcaaaaaagaagaaaaaaaaaagaaaagaaaaaaagaaaaaagaaataacttgcGTAAGTGCCTGTCTCTCATAGTCCACCTCTACCCACCTACCCAAATGGTTTTGCTGAGTGAGAGCCTTCTGTGTGCCAAATATAGGGCTGAAGTTTCACAGAAATTTTCTCCATCTGCCAATGAGCCTCTGAGGTCTGCATCTGGATTCCCATTGGTAAAGCCTGAGCTCAAATAACAGCTAAAGAGCATCTCCTAAGTTACGTGGCCACCATGTGGTAGAGCTCTGTGTCTACCAGACTCTAAAAGCCCAGGCTTTTCTAACATATAACTACTGCAGAACTTTATTTTATCTACTCttcttattgttaatttttttttagagacagggtcttgctctgctgcccatgctggagtgcagtggtgcaatcatagctcactgcagcctcaaacttctgggctcaagcaatcctcttgcctcagcctccccagttgctgggattataggcatgaggtaCCATGCCCAACTCCACCAGAATTTTAGAGAGAATTTCAGAGCCTCCTACTATCCTCCTCCCCCATATCCCCAGATAGTGAGACAGAAAGCTAAGGCAGGTGCTTCAGGAAACATTGTGGAGGAAGAAAAAGGCAGGGTGATAGCTGGGGTCAGGTAAGGGGACCACAGGTGGGTCATCAGGGGGAGTATCCAGGATGCCCTCTGAGTGTCCTTGACAGGaagattatgctttttttttttttttttttgaggcggagtcttgctctgtcacccaggctggagtgcagtggtgcgatctcggctcactgcaacctccgcctccctggctcaagcaattctcttgcctcagcctcctgagtaactgggattacaggtgcatgccaccatgccccgataatttttgtatttttagtagagacggggttttgccattttggccaggctggtctcaaactcctgacctcaagtgatctgcccatctcggcctcccaaagtgctgggattacaggcatgagtcactgtgcccggccaaattaAGCTTTTCAGCCAGGTAGCCTTGCTGGCATCCCCAAAGTTAACACAGGAATGCCAGAATGGATAAACCATTTGAGTCTCTGTGCATAGGGTCAGTGCATACAGAAGTCTTGTCAATACCTCCACTATGTAGACATGGCCCAATAGTTAAGAGCCCATAGTTGCAGCTTTGAGTCTTTCTCTACCTTTCTGAGGCTTGAAGTCATTTACCTCTACTGCTCCTCAGGTTCTTCAAGTGCCAGATTACCCtgtctttttgtgttttgtttttaatatttgccCATGGCAATCTCATTTTCTTCCCCAGAGGAAAAACTGCTACTGAAGCTGCTGATGACATCATCAATAACCACCTCCCAAAGCTGAAGGAACTTGGCAGAAATGGGGAAATACACGTGGACAATATAGACGTATTTTGTGAGAAAGGTGTCTTTGATCTCGATTCCACCAGAAGGATTCTTCAACGTGGAAAAGAtatagggttacagattaacttCCATGGGGATGAACTCCACCCGATGAAGGCTGCTGAGGTGTGGTTGACTTTTAGTTTTTCCCTCGTCAACATTCATTCTTGCACATTCATGCTATGGGAAACTTAATTAGTTTCTTCAAAGCCCTCTGAGAAGATATTGAATGGGGAAATTTGTTTGAACAATGTACAGATTGGTCTGGTTGAGACTTGAAAA
The sequence above is a segment of the Pan paniscus chromosome 10, NHGRI_mPanPan1-v2.0_pri, whole genome shotgun sequence genome. Coding sequences within it:
- the AMDHD1 gene encoding probable imidazolonepropionase, whose protein sequence is MAGGHSLLLENAQQVVLVCARGERFLARDALRSLAVLEGASLVVGKDGFIKAIGPADVIQRQFSGETFEEIIDCSGKCILPGLVDAHTHPVWAGERVHEFAMKLAGATYMEIHQAGGGIHFTVERTRQASEEELFRSLQQRLQCMMRAGTTLVECKSGYGLDLETELKMLRVIERARRELDIGISATYCGAHSVPKGKTATEAADDIINNHLPKLKELGRNGEIHVDNIDVFCEKGVFDLDSTRRILQRGKDIGLQINFHGDELHPMKAAELGAELGAQAISHLEEVSDEGIVAMATARCSAILLPTTAYMLRLKQPRARKMLDEGVIVALGSDFNPNAYCFSMPMVMHLACVNMRMSMPEALAAATINAAYALGKSHTHGSLEVGKQGDLIIINSSRWEHLIYQFGGHHELIEYVIAKGKLIYKT